Proteins encoded together in one Neobacillus sp. FSL H8-0543 window:
- a CDS encoding cupredoxin domain-containing protein: protein MKFLVMKKDTLIFILFVGFMLIAISAWFLLKGSDTVVFNQASNENQREIHMVTVEFKSTTKDGKKIEAYRWDPGTINIEKDEKVKLFISGINGEEHPFYIEGTDIKGSVKKGEETIVDLQFTEEGTYRLICEVHGDRAHNGPMIAYINVD from the coding sequence ATGAAATTCTTAGTAATGAAAAAGGACACGCTTATATTCATATTATTTGTAGGATTTATGCTAATTGCCATTTCAGCTTGGTTTTTACTAAAAGGAAGCGATACAGTCGTATTTAATCAAGCATCAAACGAAAACCAGCGTGAAATTCATATGGTCACGGTAGAATTCAAGTCAACTACGAAGGACGGCAAGAAAATAGAAGCTTACCGCTGGGATCCTGGAACAATAAATATTGAAAAAGATGAAAAGGTAAAACTATTTATTAGTGGTATTAATGGTGAAGAGCATCCTTTTTATATAGAAGGTACAGATATTAAAGGTTCAGTAAAAAAAGGTGAAGAGACAATAGTAGATCTCCAATTTACCGAAGAAGGCACCTACCGTTTGATATGTGAAGTACATGGAGACAGAGCACACAACGGTCCGATGATTGCATATATTAACGTGGATTAA